One Rhodothermia bacterium DNA window includes the following coding sequences:
- a CDS encoding N-acetylneuraminate synthase family protein, whose amino-acid sequence MMETYFICEAGQNHNGAMEIARQLIDVAAMQVFDSLFDTPLKGANAIKFTKRDLKEELSSSQMAQPYHSVHAFGATYGEHRAKLELDDEQHAELYRYAKAKGLDFIETLCARGCLSVLRYFMPDRLKVASRDLTNLPLLEALAETQIPLILSTGMADQRELDEALGVISRHHDQISILHCLSQYPAEYENINLHTITWLKKHYPSHTIGYSDHSVGIMVPVAAVALGAKIIEKHITLDRSMKGSDHWGSLEPDGLRRVLRDIRNLEHAMGTEKMAIDPAVEAARHKLERSIATRRKIPAGTQIQPEDLHLLSPGDGFKWRDLHLVAGQIAATDIPANEVVYPHMVSG is encoded by the coding sequence ATGATGGAAACCTATTTTATTTGCGAAGCAGGCCAAAACCACAATGGCGCTATGGAAATTGCACGTCAGTTGATTGATGTGGCAGCCATGCAGGTTTTTGATTCCCTATTCGATACCCCCTTAAAAGGCGCAAATGCCATTAAGTTTACCAAGCGCGACCTCAAGGAGGAATTGAGTAGCTCGCAGATGGCGCAGCCCTATCACAGCGTTCATGCCTTTGGCGCAACCTATGGCGAACATCGTGCAAAATTAGAATTGGATGACGAGCAACATGCCGAACTGTACCGGTATGCAAAGGCAAAAGGCTTGGACTTTATTGAGACACTCTGTGCCCGTGGTTGCCTGAGCGTGTTGCGGTATTTTATGCCGGATCGCCTCAAGGTCGCCTCCCGCGATCTCACCAATTTGCCGCTCTTAGAAGCCTTGGCCGAGACCCAAATCCCCCTTATTTTATCCACCGGAATGGCCGATCAACGGGAACTGGACGAAGCCTTGGGTGTAATTTCCCGCCATCACGATCAAATTTCGATCCTGCATTGCCTTTCCCAGTATCCGGCTGAATATGAAAATATAAATCTACACACCATTACATGGCTCAAAAAACACTACCCCAGCCATACCATTGGCTATTCTGATCATTCCGTTGGTATTATGGTTCCGGTGGCGGCAGTGGCTCTGGGAGCCAAAATCATCGAAAAACACATCACCTTAGACCGGAGCATGAAAGGCTCGGATCATTGGGGATCATTGGAGCCAGATGGCCTGCGAAGGGTTCTGCGTGATATTCGGAACTTGGAACATGCGATGGGAACAGAAAAGATGGCCATAGATCCGGCAGTAGAAGCCGCCCGTCATAAGCTGGAGCGCTCCATTGCCACACGTCGCAAGATTCCAGCCGGAACCCAGATCCAACCCGAAGACCTGCACCTGCTTAGCCCCGGCGATGGGTTTAAATGGCGTGACCTACACCTTGTGGCTGGCCAAATTGCCGCAACCGATATTCCTGCAAACGAGGTGGTTTATCCGCATATGGTAAGTGGCTGA
- a CDS encoding class I SAM-dependent methyltransferase, translating to MQETLQQRVQREKDAHTEKDVLAENLRIKSRFPHLDTYPSKQRLFNAIDTYLDHIQGLTVLDYGCGRGALSLKLLQNNVNKVCGIDISEVYIKDCIHQAKAGGYAATAYDFQVMDAHQLTFPDESFDLIIGYGILHHLEPSIALNEIYRVLKPGGRVLLQEPLADNPLLRIFRRLTPDARTEDEAPFTKKQIQAFTSLNNWKSECIYCGLLEMPVSMFTSIVMPKIPHNFLIKWADKLETWFHRKNLLSSWNQYILLNFVKNG from the coding sequence ATGCAAGAAACTCTTCAACAACGTGTGCAGCGTGAAAAAGATGCACATACAGAAAAAGATGTATTGGCGGAAAACTTGCGCATAAAAAGCCGCTTTCCGCATTTAGATACCTACCCATCAAAACAACGCTTGTTCAATGCCATAGACACCTATCTTGATCATATTCAAGGGCTTACGGTCTTGGATTATGGGTGCGGACGAGGTGCGTTAAGCCTGAAACTTCTTCAGAATAATGTAAACAAGGTTTGCGGCATTGATATTTCTGAAGTCTATATCAAGGACTGTATCCATCAGGCCAAAGCAGGGGGCTATGCTGCAACGGCTTATGACTTCCAAGTTATGGATGCACATCAGCTAACTTTCCCCGATGAGAGCTTTGATTTAATTATCGGATATGGGATTTTACACCATTTAGAGCCATCCATTGCGTTAAATGAGATATACCGTGTCTTAAAGCCGGGAGGTCGGGTTTTACTCCAAGAACCTTTAGCAGATAACCCACTTCTGCGAATCTTTAGACGTCTTACACCAGATGCCAGAACAGAAGATGAGGCTCCATTTACAAAAAAACAAATCCAAGCATTTACCTCCCTCAACAATTGGAAGTCTGAATGTATCTATTGCGGGCTTTTAGAAATGCCAGTCTCTATGTTCACGTCCATCGTTATGCCAAAGATTCCCCATAATTTTCTAATAAAATGGGCAGATAAGTTGGAAACATGGTTCCATCGCAAAAATCTATTGTCTTCGTGGAATCAATATATTTTGTTGAATTTTGTCAAAAACGGATAA
- a CDS encoding ABC transporter permease codes for MKIKLVFLREFMQRIKSKGFILSTLLAPFGMVIFLGLTIYSVSLGMEEESTQKIALNDKTGVVAPLLKLPDSYTLKHGVVDENVLRKQVLDGTLDGYLFIPADALQGDAKLTFFSSGGGGIGKQILLQNAIEEAIRGARLKQANLPENVKAIFEAETRLEMKEITATGEKADTTGALTGIAFAMAFLIYMMMLIYGSLVMQSVIEEKLNRVMEVLISSVRPFDLLMGKVLGMGALGMVQMLAWSGLSMAMTTAMGPLLLLFFDPKKMNLPDTASQQQVLESAGFAIPELSPMLFVWFVLFFIGGYLLYASYFAAIGSAVESPQDAQQLMMPITFLIIVPMLFINTVIMNPDSTMAMVLSIIPFFSPILMPARIAATDVPFWEPALAFILLAATFVGAIWVSARIYRIGVLSYGKKPKMSDLLKWIRTA; via the coding sequence ATGAAGATAAAATTGGTTTTTCTCCGCGAGTTTATGCAGCGGATCAAGTCAAAAGGGTTTATCCTCTCAACCCTATTAGCGCCTTTCGGTATGGTGATCTTTCTTGGGCTAACCATTTATAGCGTTTCTTTGGGTATGGAGGAAGAAAGTACCCAGAAAATTGCCCTTAATGACAAAACGGGTGTTGTGGCGCCTTTGCTGAAATTGCCGGATTCATATACGCTAAAGCATGGTGTTGTGGATGAAAATGTTTTGCGGAAGCAGGTATTGGATGGAACGTTAGATGGCTACCTCTTCATTCCGGCAGACGCACTGCAAGGAGACGCCAAACTTACGTTCTTTTCGAGCGGTGGCGGTGGAATTGGCAAGCAAATTTTACTGCAAAATGCCATTGAGGAGGCCATTCGGGGGGCACGTCTCAAACAAGCCAATCTTCCGGAAAATGTGAAAGCCATTTTTGAGGCCGAGACCCGGCTCGAAATGAAGGAAATAACGGCTACGGGAGAAAAGGCAGATACCACCGGCGCCCTGACAGGAATTGCATTTGCTATGGCCTTTTTGATTTATATGATGATGTTGATCTACGGTTCTTTGGTGATGCAAAGCGTGATCGAAGAGAAGCTAAATCGGGTGATGGAGGTACTGATCTCTTCGGTTCGCCCTTTCGATTTGTTGATGGGCAAGGTGTTGGGAATGGGGGCTTTGGGCATGGTGCAAATGTTGGCTTGGAGCGGCCTTTCGATGGCCATGACAACGGCAATGGGGCCACTGTTGTTGCTGTTTTTTGATCCCAAAAAGATGAATCTACCGGATACAGCCTCTCAGCAACAGGTTTTAGAAAGTGCTGGCTTTGCGATTCCTGAACTTTCGCCGATGTTGTTTGTGTGGTTTGTTTTGTTTTTTATTGGTGGCTACCTGCTCTATGCCAGTTATTTTGCGGCCATAGGCTCGGCGGTGGAGTCGCCACAAGATGCACAACAACTGATGATGCCCATTACGTTCCTCATTATCGTCCCGATGTTGTTTATCAATACGGTGATTATGAATCCAGACAGTACAATGGCGATGGTGCTGTCCATAATTCCATTTTTTTCGCCAATCCTCATGCCTGCCCGCATTGCTGCTACTGATGTCCCTTTTTGGGAGCCGGCGTTAGCCTTCATCTTGCTGGCGGCCACATTTGTGGGAGCCATTTGGGTAAGCGCCCGTATTTATCGGATAGGCGTTTTGAGCTATGGCAAAAAACCCAAAATGAGCGATTTGCTCAAATGGATTCGGACTGCATAA
- a CDS encoding ATP-binding cassette domain-containing protein: protein MSVLQIEGVTKRYDRTLAVDKISFSVASGRLFGLLGPNGAGKTTTIRMITYITIPDHGRILFQSKNVGTWSQERMGYMPEERGLYKKMKIGEQLIFMAELKGLSRSEAKKQVVYWLNRFEASDWAEKKTEELSKGMQQKVQFISTIAHNPDLIILDEPFSGLDPVNAELLREVILELKAAGKTILFASHRMEQVEQMCDDICLIAHGKAVLTGPLRDVKRSFGRNMVEVEFEGADEWIAQAKNIQGVSLKAHTRNRAEWVVSQEHRAQEILQTAIGSGASVVRFELMEPSLNEIFIRTVAKDHSSTLSTTTS, encoded by the coding sequence ATGTCTGTATTACAAATTGAAGGCGTTACCAAAAGGTACGACCGTACATTGGCTGTGGATAAGATTTCCTTTTCCGTAGCTTCCGGACGACTGTTTGGCTTGTTAGGACCAAACGGCGCAGGCAAGACTACCACCATCCGAATGATCACATACATTACCATACCTGATCATGGCCGGATTCTGTTCCAGAGCAAAAACGTGGGCACATGGAGCCAAGAGCGAATGGGTTACATGCCCGAAGAGCGCGGCTTGTATAAAAAAATGAAGATTGGTGAACAATTGATCTTTATGGCAGAACTGAAGGGTCTCTCTCGGAGTGAGGCCAAGAAACAAGTCGTTTATTGGCTGAACCGCTTTGAAGCCTCGGACTGGGCAGAGAAAAAAACGGAAGAACTCTCTAAGGGTATGCAGCAAAAAGTGCAATTTATCTCCACAATTGCCCATAACCCCGACCTGATTATCTTGGATGAGCCTTTTTCGGGGTTGGATCCGGTGAATGCGGAGTTGCTTCGTGAGGTTATTCTGGAACTTAAAGCTGCCGGAAAAACCATTTTATTTGCCTCGCATCGTATGGAGCAGGTAGAGCAAATGTGTGATGATATTTGCTTGATTGCCCATGGAAAAGCCGTTCTCACTGGCCCGCTCCGCGACGTCAAGCGCTCCTTTGGGCGTAATATGGTGGAGGTGGAGTTTGAGGGTGCTGACGAGTGGATCGCTCAAGCAAAAAACATTCAAGGCGTATCCCTGAAAGCACATACCCGAAACCGTGCTGAGTGGGTTGTCTCACAAGAACATCGGGCACAAGAAATCTTACAGACGGCCATCGGGAGCGGCGCGAGTGTGGTTCGTTTTGAATTAATGGAGCCTTCGTTGAACGAGATTTTTATACGTACCGTAGCCAAAGACCATTCGTCCACCTTATCCACAACGACATCATGA
- a CDS encoding T9SS type A sorting domain-containing protein translates to MKPALFFWLLLAYSVQAQNWIPTSTGLYTGQVSDMVTWPNGRVFVSTTTAGVFSSEDGGSTWRSVNRHLGNRLVQQLDTDSNGVLWAKTGEQDDPTWYTFEVISDTWREVKEWSSPQFKSKNPAITTNGSLLRMNGGRIQHSIDQGQTWQMINRPEGFVVVSAIAEAHGIWLAGTNNGLWRSLDQGQTWQKAALTALESHTFLRDTDGTLLLISKTDGIWRTKNEGSSWEVVSLTISPNVVVHNDQWIVAAPGVFRTSTDRGRTWQNKANFNATVTAFSLERERWLVGTLGQGLWISEDGGRSGRNFSSGQTVTAIAQSGAVLLTAWEAGGLARSTDGGKTWQNPTTPFRFVYELAWITKNRVLAYTSRGTYLSEDSGASWKSAKQGVEPLDARHFYAAPNGQLFAANPSFIWTSSDDGATWTTVTPNTIGATTFVLNKEGFLLAGTETDGVYRLDRALAVTNEAETLPISRRLHNNFPNPFHTATTIQFQLPKNEYVRLQVFDLQGRLITTLHDNFMNAGQHTAKLSAQNLASGTYFLVLQTDEGRETRNVTVAR, encoded by the coding sequence ATGAAACCGGCACTCTTTTTCTGGTTGCTATTGGCGTATTCGGTCCAAGCCCAAAATTGGATTCCAACCTCTACCGGACTTTACACCGGCCAAGTATCCGACATGGTAACATGGCCGAATGGTCGTGTTTTTGTATCCACCACAACCGCAGGCGTTTTTTCTTCTGAAGATGGTGGAAGCACTTGGAGGTCGGTCAATCGGCATTTGGGCAATCGCTTAGTACAACAATTAGACACCGATTCAAATGGTGTGCTTTGGGCTAAAACAGGAGAACAAGACGATCCAACTTGGTACACCTTTGAGGTGATTTCCGATACATGGCGCGAAGTAAAAGAATGGTCATCGCCCCAGTTTAAATCCAAAAATCCGGCTATAACCACCAATGGTTCATTGTTACGAATGAATGGTGGGCGCATCCAACACTCCATAGATCAAGGGCAAACGTGGCAGATGATTAATCGTCCCGAAGGCTTTGTTGTGGTTAGCGCCATCGCAGAAGCGCATGGCATATGGTTGGCCGGGACAAACAATGGCCTTTGGCGCTCTTTGGATCAGGGGCAAACGTGGCAAAAAGCAGCCCTAACAGCCTTGGAAAGCCATACTTTTTTGCGGGATACTGATGGAACCTTGCTCTTGATAAGCAAAACAGATGGCATTTGGCGAACCAAAAACGAAGGAAGTTCTTGGGAGGTCGTAAGCCTGACCATATCGCCCAATGTGGTTGTGCATAATGACCAATGGATTGTCGCAGCGCCCGGCGTTTTCCGTACCTCCACCGACCGCGGACGTACTTGGCAGAACAAGGCCAATTTCAATGCAACCGTAACGGCCTTTTCGCTCGAAAGAGAACGCTGGTTAGTGGGCACTTTAGGACAAGGGTTGTGGATATCAGAAGATGGTGGAAGGAGCGGAAGAAATTTCTCGTCTGGGCAAACCGTTACTGCCATTGCCCAATCGGGAGCCGTGTTGCTGACGGCATGGGAGGCAGGGGGCTTAGCACGCTCTACCGACGGCGGGAAAACATGGCAAAACCCAACGACGCCCTTCCGATTTGTCTATGAATTGGCATGGATTACTAAAAATCGGGTCTTGGCTTACACCAGCAGGGGCACGTACCTTTCGGAAGACTCAGGTGCATCTTGGAAAAGTGCGAAACAAGGGGTCGAGCCATTAGACGCAAGGCATTTTTATGCAGCACCAAATGGCCAACTCTTTGCTGCAAACCCATCATTTATATGGACTTCCAGCGATGACGGTGCGACATGGACAACAGTAACACCCAATACCATTGGTGCGACAACGTTTGTACTCAACAAAGAGGGCTTTCTTTTAGCCGGAACCGAAACCGATGGTGTTTATCGCTTAGACCGTGCCCTTGCAGTGACAAACGAGGCCGAGACACTACCCATCTCACGTCGCTTACACAATAACTTCCCCAATCCATTCCACACGGCAACCACCATCCAATTCCAATTGCCCAAAAACGAGTACGTACGCCTACAAGTTTTTGACCTACAAGGCCGCTTAATCACCACATTGCACGACAATTTTATGAACGCAGGCCAACACACGGCTAAACTTTCTGCCCAAAACTTGGCGAGTGGAACCTATTTTTTGGTTCTTCAGACGGATGAAGGCCGCGAGACCCGTAACGTGACCGTTGCACGCTAA
- a CDS encoding MarC family protein — MDFQPFIKAFLPLFVAIDVIGILPLFVGITRGMDAHNRNKLALEAILAAFILAFLILFSGNMIFRVLGIQLHDLQVGGGIILLVLSINDLLFSDFQRRNPKDEADYTVGVVPLGIPLVMGPSAITTIMISQQSFGYGPTLFAMVANLLIVLVVFYFGPRLLHYLGTGTTKAIAKVVSLFLAAIAIAMIRSGVSEMIRTFNG, encoded by the coding sequence ATGGATTTTCAGCCGTTTATCAAAGCCTTTTTACCCCTTTTTGTGGCCATAGATGTGATCGGGATTTTGCCACTTTTTGTGGGGATTACCCGTGGCATGGATGCCCATAACCGCAATAAATTGGCCTTAGAAGCCATCCTTGCGGCATTCATCCTTGCTTTTCTCATCCTGTTTTCTGGGAATATGATTTTTCGTGTACTCGGAATCCAGTTGCATGACCTACAAGTAGGTGGTGGTATCATCTTGCTGGTACTTAGCATAAACGATCTGCTGTTTAGTGATTTTCAGCGCCGGAATCCAAAAGACGAGGCCGATTATACCGTTGGTGTGGTTCCGTTGGGCATTCCTTTGGTGATGGGGCCGAGTGCAATAACCACCATTATGATCTCGCAACAGTCGTTTGGTTATGGCCCCACCTTGTTTGCGATGGTCGCGAACTTATTGATCGTACTCGTCGTGTTTTATTTTGGTCCGCGTTTGTTGCATTATTTAGGAACGGGAACCACAAAAGCCATTGCCAAAGTGGTGAGTTTGTTCTTGGCGGCCATCGCTATTGCCATGATCCGTTCCGGCGTTTCGGAGATGATTCGGACGTTTAACGGCTAA
- a CDS encoding NAD(P)/FAD-dependent oxidoreductase, protein MHQTDILIIGGGAAGFFAAIQAAKTKPNAKICILERAPEVLSKVKISGGGRCNVTHHCFDPQTLLSFYPRGGKALIGPFNRFNPQHTVAWFAEHGVQLKTEADGRMFPTTDSSETIIRCLVKTAQKAGVTIKTKSGLRTLSYRPDGLWEVTTTDGKTFLTSKILVATGSNTAIWQQIGQLGHTIVPPVPSLFTFNTRDVRLRSLAGVSVPMAVVRVVGTKLHAEGPLLVTHWGLSGPSILRLSAWGARDLHQRAYRFVVEVNFTGYTTDEEALALLEQQKTVHPRKQIASIPQWGLPARLWQALVEAAGCDMVRWADVTKKNMLALVQQCLHATFEIAGKSTNKDEFVTCGGVRLDEVDFRTMQSKKFGGLYFAGEVLDVDALTGGFNFQHAWTSGYIAGNAMTLG, encoded by the coding sequence ATGCACCAAACCGACATCTTGATTATTGGGGGCGGAGCAGCGGGTTTTTTTGCCGCCATCCAAGCCGCTAAGACCAAGCCAAACGCAAAAATTTGCATTTTAGAACGGGCGCCAGAGGTGTTGTCGAAGGTGAAAATCTCCGGCGGAGGACGTTGTAATGTAACCCACCATTGTTTTGACCCTCAAACACTCCTCTCTTTTTATCCGCGTGGTGGCAAAGCCCTCATCGGGCCATTTAATCGTTTTAATCCACAACATACCGTAGCGTGGTTTGCAGAGCATGGTGTTCAGCTAAAGACAGAAGCAGATGGCCGCATGTTCCCAACCACCGACTCCTCCGAAACCATTATCCGATGCCTTGTAAAAACAGCCCAGAAAGCAGGCGTTACGATCAAAACCAAATCCGGACTTCGCACGCTTTCATATAGGCCAGATGGACTTTGGGAGGTAACTACCACCGACGGAAAGACTTTTTTGACCTCTAAAATTCTGGTAGCTACGGGCAGTAATACAGCCATTTGGCAACAAATAGGTCAATTGGGACATACCATTGTGCCTCCAGTCCCCTCTCTTTTTACGTTTAACACCCGTGATGTCCGGCTTAGAAGTCTGGCTGGCGTTTCGGTTCCGATGGCTGTGGTTCGGGTTGTAGGAACAAAATTACACGCCGAAGGCCCACTTTTGGTAACCCACTGGGGGCTATCTGGGCCAAGTATTTTACGACTTTCAGCATGGGGCGCACGAGATTTGCACCAGAGAGCGTATCGGTTTGTGGTAGAAGTAAACTTTACCGGATATACAACGGACGAAGAAGCACTTGCCCTCTTAGAACAACAGAAAACAGTACATCCGCGAAAGCAAATTGCCTCCATACCACAATGGGGATTACCTGCACGGCTTTGGCAGGCTTTGGTAGAGGCTGCCGGATGCGACATGGTTCGTTGGGCGGATGTCACTAAAAAAAATATGCTGGCTCTGGTGCAACAATGTCTTCATGCAACTTTTGAAATCGCCGGAAAATCTACGAATAAAGATGAATTTGTGACGTGTGGTGGCGTCCGCTTGGATGAGGTGGACTTCAGAACCATGCAGAGTAAGAAGTTTGGAGGCTTGTACTTTGCCGGAGAGGTGCTGGATGTGGATGCCCTCACCGGTGGATTTAACTTCCAACACGCTTGGACTTCCGGCTATATCGCCGGAAATGCAATGACCCTTGGATGA